A genomic region of Barnesiella viscericola DSM 18177 contains the following coding sequences:
- a CDS encoding FimB/Mfa2 family fimbrial subunit: MKKILFGATVLLLLPGVTACCDDDKKSDEPAQPAEVKLVTPNVSARIADPLNQNPFTGILEIYPCYPETSTYYGNYINNKKTVFNGYYTIVDGHIYGEYNRPLQLPVGTYNMVYWGTPKYDEPIYNTPAINEPGITQDADLSTLYFRLRANTDGTYMPVYDLVHAVKPANVGQEDLQAALTRVTAGIRIIAKMEDNSEFSLSITGIQARIGGIAEKMNFYTAEVENTTKVVKFDLERSDDNTVMSNATVMLFPSAENPPLELVITLANGTEHTLSKNLSSTLSPNTKLTLNIVLGEILSGETPGDFSIEDWNEVSETIEFPIIN; the protein is encoded by the coding sequence ATGAAAAAGATTCTGTTTGGGGCCACCGTCCTGCTGCTCTTGCCGGGAGTTACAGCCTGTTGCGACGACGACAAGAAGAGTGACGAACCGGCTCAACCCGCCGAGGTAAAACTGGTCACACCCAACGTGAGCGCCCGCATTGCCGACCCGCTCAACCAAAACCCCTTCACGGGTATCCTCGAAATCTACCCTTGCTATCCCGAGACCTCGACCTACTACGGCAACTACATCAACAACAAGAAAACCGTATTCAACGGCTACTACACCATTGTCGACGGCCACATCTACGGCGAATACAACCGCCCCCTGCAACTGCCGGTAGGCACCTACAACATGGTCTACTGGGGAACTCCCAAATATGACGAACCCATCTACAATACCCCGGCCATCAACGAACCGGGTATTACCCAGGATGCCGACCTCTCGACGCTCTATTTCAGACTGAGGGCCAATACCGACGGCACCTACATGCCGGTCTACGACCTGGTACACGCCGTGAAACCGGCCAACGTGGGTCAGGAGGATCTGCAAGCAGCACTCACCCGGGTAACGGCCGGGATACGAATCATTGCCAAAATGGAAGACAACTCGGAGTTCAGCTTGTCCATCACCGGCATACAGGCTCGCATAGGCGGCATCGCCGAGAAGATGAATTTCTATACGGCCGAAGTCGAAAATACCACCAAGGTGGTCAAGTTCGACCTGGAACGGTCTGACGACAATACCGTGATGAGCAACGCCACCGTCATGCTCTTCCCCTCGGCCGAAAACCCGCCGCTGGAACTGGTCATCACCCTGGCCAACGGGACCGAACACACTCTCTCCAAGAATCTCAGTTCGACCCTCTCGCCCAATACCAAACTCACCCTCAACATCGTGCTGGGCGAAATTCTCTCGGGCGAGACACCGGGCGACTTCTCCATCGAAGACTGGAACGAGGTGAGCGAAACCATCGAATTCCCCATCATCAACTAA
- a CDS encoding 3-phosphoshikimate 1-carboxyvinyltransferase encodes MNYTLFAPAQLSGAITLPASKSISNRALIIQALCPEAITVENLSDCDDTRVMQQAFAHDDSTIDIHGAGTAMRFLTAYYAQKQGCRHTITGSARMQQRPIRILVEALRSLGADIRYTDREGFPPLDICGRSLTGGELLLPGDVSSQYVSALLLIAPAMRNGLTLTLTGELVSMPYIEMTLAMMEHFGIEARRIGHTIEVPAGTYRPAPFRVEPDWSAASYWYEMAALAPSASIHLPGLSPHSLQGDARIEHLFAPLGVSTHPSADGIELRKSDSHIDTYTQDLSEQPDLAQTLVVACCLLGVPFHFTGLQTLRIKETDRIAALCNELNKLGYKLISSDNSLSWESETVEPEAHPVINTYDDHRMAMAFAPAAFRFPGITIANPEVVDKSYPRYWEHLRQVGFTIDTPQKGDSTL; translated from the coding sequence ATGAATTATACGCTTTTTGCTCCCGCTCAGCTGTCGGGAGCCATCACTTTACCGGCCTCCAAAAGCATCAGTAACAGGGCTTTGATTATCCAGGCCTTGTGCCCCGAGGCTATCACGGTCGAGAATCTCTCGGATTGCGACGATACCCGGGTGATGCAACAGGCCTTTGCCCACGACGACAGCACGATCGACATACACGGTGCCGGGACTGCCATGCGGTTTCTCACCGCCTACTACGCCCAAAAACAGGGGTGCCGCCACACGATTACCGGCTCGGCAAGAATGCAGCAACGCCCCATCAGGATTCTGGTCGAAGCCCTACGCTCGCTCGGTGCCGACATTCGCTACACCGACCGCGAGGGATTCCCGCCGCTCGATATATGCGGCCGGTCACTGACCGGCGGGGAGCTCCTGCTACCTGGCGACGTGAGTTCGCAATACGTCTCGGCACTGCTCCTGATTGCCCCGGCCATGCGCAACGGACTCACCCTGACCCTCACCGGCGAACTGGTGTCGATGCCCTACATCGAGATGACACTTGCCATGATGGAACATTTCGGCATCGAGGCCCGACGTATCGGCCACACCATCGAGGTTCCGGCCGGCACCTATCGCCCGGCCCCCTTCCGGGTCGAGCCCGACTGGTCGGCCGCTTCCTACTGGTACGAGATGGCCGCCCTCGCCCCCTCGGCCTCGATTCATCTGCCCGGGCTCAGCCCCCACAGTCTGCAAGGCGATGCACGCATCGAGCACCTGTTTGCACCGCTCGGGGTATCGACTCACCCTTCCGCCGACGGGATAGAACTAAGAAAATCGGACAGCCATATCGACACCTACACACAAGATCTCTCGGAACAACCCGACCTGGCTCAAACCCTCGTTGTCGCCTGCTGCCTGCTGGGTGTCCCCTTCCATTTCACCGGTCTGCAAACGCTGCGAATCAAGGAGACCGACCGGATTGCAGCCCTCTGTAATGAACTTAATAAATTAGGATATAAACTAATATCTTCGGATAACTCGCTTTCCTGGGAGAGTGAGACCGTCGAACCGGAGGCTCACCCGGTCATCAACACCTACGACGACCACCGCATGGCCATGGCCTTTGCCCCGGCGGCCTTCCGGTTCCCGGGCATCACGATTGCCAACCCCGAGGTTGTCGACAAATCGTACCCCCGCTACTGGGAACACCTGCGCCAGGTGGGCTTTACCATAGACACCCCGCAGAAAGGAGACTCCACGCTATGA
- the porW gene encoding type IX secretion system periplasmic lipoprotein PorW/SprE, producing MKKRVSHIIALLAVLALVSCSTKKNTAFTRFYHSFTTRYNVYFNGIENYKEQIKTMENEYEDNFTDLIYMHPAQAYANPKDPQPTGSFDRTIEKCQKAIQLHSIKKKPRRNSKKMSDPKYRDYLKRDEFNPYIHNAWRLMGQAQYYKGEFLEAAATFLYISRHFTWMPDLVAESKLWQARCYIALGWLYEAEDILQKINNDKLPESQNNWFATVNADYLIHKGEYQKAIPFLETAIKSAPSKRQRIRLTFLLGQLYEKTQDPTRAYQTFGQVISMNPPYRTEFNARIKQTEVFSGKNIDKEVKKLTRMASRDRNKEYLDQIYYAIGNLYLSRKDTLKAMENYRLANQKSTRNGIEKAICQVTLGDLYFDRREYVDAQPCYAEALPQLKEDFPRYDLLSRRSTVLDELVVYAQNVELQDSLQNLAAMSEEERNKAIQKIIDDLIKKEKEEAENLKREEYLAQQQGPQFNSSNAAKNNATLISGDKSWYFYNKTMVSAGKTEFQRIWGSRKLEDDWRRRNKSGFSMSDFAEKTAGGGGEEGGAEFDENGMPVEEIPDSAETAAADDPHKPEFYLKQIPMTPEALETSNEVVAEGLFNMGLILKNKLEDYPAAIANFNLLEERFLENPYRLDVYYNMYLMYMRDGDEATAGIYRDKIRSTFPESPYAQAMADPHYLDNLRRMSTEQDSIYEATYAAYLENDNRTVHDNRAFMEQKYPLSPLMPKFLFLDALAHVGDKQYDQFKEGLRNLLERYPQADVSPLASTMLKGVAQGRQVAQGGGNLRGMIWKARLTNDTTTVFNDSVRATFTQDLNAPHVLLLVYATDSVSSNQLLFDVAKHNFTNFVVKDFDLEIMTFNEISMLVVKGFSNFEELSHYRRLLDNSETFRYPPGVKPIMISEDNFKKLLEGYSFEDYFLFLENNPQPTEPYEER from the coding sequence TTGAAGAAGAGAGTCTCACATATCATCGCCCTGCTGGCCGTACTCGCGCTCGTATCCTGCTCGACCAAGAAGAATACGGCCTTCACCCGCTTTTACCATAGCTTCACCACCCGGTACAATGTCTATTTCAACGGGATAGAGAACTACAAGGAGCAAATCAAGACGATGGAGAACGAGTATGAGGACAACTTCACCGACCTCATCTACATGCACCCGGCGCAGGCCTATGCCAACCCCAAGGACCCCCAGCCTACCGGCAGCTTCGACCGCACCATCGAGAAATGCCAGAAGGCCATACAGCTGCACTCCATCAAGAAAAAACCCCGTCGCAACTCCAAGAAGATGAGCGACCCCAAATACCGCGACTACCTCAAACGCGACGAGTTCAACCCCTACATTCACAACGCCTGGCGGCTGATGGGGCAGGCCCAGTATTACAAGGGCGAGTTTCTCGAAGCGGCAGCCACCTTCCTCTACATCTCGCGTCACTTCACCTGGATGCCCGACCTCGTGGCCGAATCCAAGTTGTGGCAAGCCCGGTGCTACATCGCCCTGGGGTGGCTCTACGAGGCCGAGGACATTCTCCAGAAAATCAACAACGACAAGTTGCCCGAGTCACAAAACAACTGGTTTGCCACCGTCAATGCCGACTACCTCATACACAAGGGCGAGTATCAGAAGGCCATTCCGTTTCTCGAAACGGCCATCAAGTCGGCCCCGAGCAAACGCCAGCGCATCAGACTCACCTTCCTGCTGGGACAGCTCTACGAAAAGACCCAGGACCCGACCCGGGCCTACCAGACCTTTGGGCAGGTCATCTCGATGAATCCCCCCTACCGCACCGAGTTCAACGCCCGCATCAAACAGACTGAGGTCTTCTCGGGCAAGAACATCGACAAGGAGGTGAAGAAGCTCACCCGCATGGCCTCGCGCGACCGCAACAAGGAGTATCTCGACCAGATATACTATGCCATCGGCAACCTCTACCTCTCCCGCAAAGACACCCTCAAAGCCATGGAGAACTACCGGCTTGCCAACCAGAAGAGCACCCGCAACGGCATCGAAAAGGCTATTTGCCAGGTGACCCTCGGCGACCTCTATTTCGACCGGCGCGAGTATGTCGACGCACAACCCTGCTATGCCGAGGCACTGCCCCAGCTCAAAGAGGACTTTCCCCGCTACGACCTGCTCTCGCGGCGCTCCACCGTGCTCGACGAGCTGGTGGTCTATGCCCAGAACGTGGAGTTGCAGGACAGTTTGCAGAATCTGGCCGCCATGAGCGAAGAGGAGCGCAACAAGGCAATCCAGAAAATCATCGACGACCTCATCAAGAAAGAGAAGGAGGAGGCCGAGAATCTGAAACGCGAAGAGTATCTGGCCCAGCAACAGGGGCCGCAGTTCAACAGCAGCAACGCCGCCAAGAACAACGCCACCCTGATTTCGGGCGACAAGTCGTGGTACTTCTACAACAAGACGATGGTATCGGCCGGTAAGACCGAGTTCCAGCGCATCTGGGGTAGCCGTAAACTCGAAGACGACTGGCGGCGGCGCAACAAATCGGGATTCTCGATGAGCGACTTTGCCGAGAAGACCGCAGGCGGAGGCGGTGAAGAAGGAGGAGCCGAATTTGACGAGAACGGCATGCCCGTCGAGGAGATTCCCGACAGCGCGGAGACCGCGGCCGCCGACGACCCCCACAAGCCCGAGTTCTACCTCAAACAGATACCCATGACCCCCGAGGCCCTCGAAACCTCCAACGAGGTGGTGGCCGAAGGTCTCTTCAACATGGGCCTCATTCTTAAAAACAAACTCGAAGACTATCCCGCCGCGATAGCCAACTTCAACCTGCTCGAAGAGCGGTTCCTCGAGAACCCCTACCGGCTCGACGTCTACTACAACATGTACCTCATGTACATGCGCGACGGCGACGAAGCGACCGCCGGTATCTACCGCGACAAGATACGGTCGACCTTCCCCGAGAGCCCCTATGCCCAGGCCATGGCCGACCCCCACTACCTCGACAACCTGCGGCGCATGAGCACCGAGCAGGACTCCATCTACGAGGCTACCTACGCCGCCTATCTCGAAAACGACAACCGCACGGTGCACGACAACCGCGCCTTCATGGAGCAGAAGTACCCGCTCTCGCCGCTCATGCCCAAGTTCCTCTTCCTCGACGCACTGGCCCACGTCGGCGACAAGCAGTACGACCAGTTCAAGGAGGGATTGAGAAACCTGCTCGAGCGCTATCCCCAGGCCGATGTATCGCCGCTGGCCTCGACCATGCTCAAAGGGGTAGCCCAGGGACGCCAGGTGGCCCAGGGCGGCGGCAACCTGCGGGGCATGATCTGGAAGGCCCGCCTCACCAACGACACCACCACGGTATTCAACGACTCGGTGCGGGCCACCTTCACCCAGGACCTCAACGCCCCGCACGTGCTCCTGCTGGTCTATGCCACCGACAGCGTATCGTCCAACCAACTGCTCTTCGACGTGGCCAAGCACAACTTCACCAACTTCGTCGTTAAAGATTTTGACCTCGAAATAATGACCTTTAACGAAATAAGTATGTTAGTTGTCAAAGGATTTAGTAACTTTGAGGAATTATCCCACTATCGCCGGCTCCTCGACAACAGCGAGACCTTCCGCTACCCGCCGGGCGTGAAGCCGATCATGATCAGCGAGGATAACTTCAAAAAACTGCTCGAAGGATACAGTTTTGAAGACTACTTCCTGTTCCTTGAAAACAATCCTCAACCTACTGAGCCTTATGAAGAACGGTAA
- the porX gene encoding T9SS response regulator signal transducer PorX: MKNGKILWADDEIDLLKPHILFLQQKGYDVTTVSNGRDALEKAAHEAFDLIILDENMPGLSGLDTLSQIKMDNPSIPVVMITKSEEENIMNQAIGNKISDYLIKPVNPNQILLSIKKNLHHKEIILEKTSSDYRQEFQHISSQINDSYSWDDWYEVYKKLVFWELELTQAESDMDELLTLQKSEANSAFAKFVKKNYEKWITGGEHPLMSHELFKTKVFPLIDQGEKVFFILIDNFRLDQWRVIKPLLNEYFTAEEDLYFSILPTATQYARNAIFSGLMPNQIARMFPDLWVDEDEEEGKNLNEAPLIQTQLDRFRKRYTFSYHKINESAFGEKLIQNFTQLENNQLNVCVLNFVDMLSHARTESKMIRELASTEAAYRSITESWFKHSSALDLFRKIAEKDFKIILTTDHGTVHVNNPIKVIGDKNTNTNLRYKVGKSLSYNPKQVYEIKSPERYGLPSPNISSTYIFATNHDFFAYPNNYNYYVGYYKDTFQHGGISMEEMMIPLITLTKK; encoded by the coding sequence ATGAAGAACGGTAAAATACTTTGGGCCGACGACGAAATCGATTTACTCAAACCGCACATTCTCTTCCTCCAACAGAAGGGATACGACGTCACAACCGTATCCAACGGTCGCGACGCCCTCGAAAAGGCGGCCCACGAGGCCTTCGACCTCATCATTCTCGACGAGAACATGCCCGGTCTGAGCGGACTCGACACCCTCAGCCAAATCAAGATGGACAACCCCTCGATCCCGGTCGTGATGATTACCAAGAGCGAGGAGGAGAACATCATGAACCAGGCCATCGGCAACAAAATATCCGACTACCTCATCAAGCCCGTCAATCCCAACCAGATACTCCTCTCCATCAAGAAGAATCTCCACCACAAGGAGATTATCCTCGAAAAGACATCGAGCGACTACCGGCAGGAGTTCCAGCACATCAGCAGTCAAATCAACGACTCCTACTCGTGGGACGACTGGTACGAGGTGTACAAGAAGCTGGTATTCTGGGAGCTGGAACTTACCCAGGCCGAGAGCGACATGGACGAGCTGCTCACCCTGCAAAAGAGCGAGGCCAACAGCGCCTTCGCCAAATTTGTCAAGAAAAACTACGAGAAGTGGATTACCGGCGGCGAACACCCGCTGATGAGCCACGAGCTTTTCAAGACCAAGGTATTCCCCCTTATCGACCAGGGCGAGAAGGTCTTTTTCATTCTCATCGACAATTTCAGACTCGACCAGTGGCGGGTCATCAAGCCCCTGCTGAACGAATATTTCACCGCCGAGGAGGACCTCTATTTCAGTATCCTGCCCACAGCCACGCAGTATGCCCGCAACGCCATCTTCTCGGGGCTGATGCCCAACCAGATTGCCCGCATGTTCCCCGACCTGTGGGTCGACGAGGACGAGGAGGAGGGCAAGAACCTCAACGAGGCGCCCCTCATTCAGACGCAGCTCGACCGGTTTCGCAAGCGCTACACCTTCTCCTACCACAAAATCAACGAGTCGGCCTTCGGCGAGAAGCTCATACAGAACTTTACACAGCTCGAAAACAACCAGCTCAACGTGTGCGTGCTCAACTTCGTCGACATGCTCTCGCACGCCCGCACCGAGTCGAAGATGATTCGCGAACTGGCCTCGACCGAAGCAGCCTACCGCTCCATCACCGAGTCGTGGTTCAAGCACTCGTCGGCACTCGACCTCTTCCGCAAGATTGCCGAGAAGGATTTCAAAATCATTCTCACCACCGACCACGGTACCGTGCACGTGAACAATCCCATCAAGGTCATCGGCGACAAGAACACCAACACCAACCTGCGTTACAAAGTGGGCAAATCGCTCAGCTACAATCCCAAGCAGGTGTATGAAATCAAGTCGCCCGAGCGCTACGGACTGCCCTCGCCCAACATCAGCTCGACCTACATCTTTGCCACCAACCACGACTTCTTTGCCTATCCCAACAACTACAACTACTACGTGGGCTATTACAAGGATACCTTCCAGCATGGCGGCATCTCCATGGAAGAGATGATGATACCCCTGATTACCCTCACCAAAAAATAG
- the rplU gene encoding 50S ribosomal protein L21 encodes MYVIVEIQGQQFKVENGKKLFVHYLGAEHGAVLEFDKVLLVDKDGAVTVGTPTVEGAKVVCEVVSNDGYGKKGLVKGERILVFKKKRRKGYRRLNGHRQYFTEVLVKEIVA; translated from the coding sequence ATGTACGTTATTGTTGAAATTCAAGGACAACAATTCAAGGTAGAAAATGGAAAGAAATTGTTTGTCCACTATTTGGGAGCAGAGCATGGCGCCGTTCTCGAATTTGACAAAGTGTTGCTCGTCGACAAAGACGGAGCAGTAACCGTGGGCACTCCCACCGTAGAAGGTGCGAAGGTCGTATGTGAGGTTGTTTCGAACGACGGATACGGTAAGAAAGGCCTCGTGAAAGGTGAAAGAATTCTTGTTTTCAAGAAGAAAAGAAGAAAAGGTTATCGTCGCTTGAACGGTCACCGTCAATATTTCACCGAAGTGTTAGTTAAAGAAATTGTTGCTTAA
- a CDS encoding metal ABC transporter permease → MDILNYTFFQNALWAILLISIISAIIGTYIVARRMLFITGGITHASFGGLGIGYYLGISPTLSALFFAILSALGVEWISRGKSVREDSAIAVIWTLGMAVGIIFIFMTPGYTPGLTEFLFGNILTITRTDILVFAAFAALLVIYTGAQFRHIVFTAFDPDFAHTRGINTRLINYIMTFFVATAVVLSIRLVGIMLLISILSLPQMIAELFCHKFKSIIWLSGLVNLLAGIGGLLLSYWLDVPAGATIVFTLIIAYAAVKLITGRVQAVRYKRQ, encoded by the coding sequence ATGGACATTCTCAACTATACGTTTTTTCAAAATGCCTTGTGGGCCATTCTCCTCATCTCGATTATCAGTGCCATCATAGGCACCTACATCGTAGCCCGGCGCATGCTCTTCATCACCGGCGGAATCACCCACGCCTCGTTCGGCGGACTGGGCATCGGCTACTACCTGGGGATAAGCCCCACCCTCTCGGCCCTCTTCTTTGCCATACTCTCGGCCCTGGGGGTAGAGTGGATTTCGAGGGGCAAATCGGTGCGGGAGGACTCGGCCATCGCCGTCATCTGGACGCTGGGCATGGCCGTGGGCATCATCTTCATCTTCATGACACCCGGCTACACCCCGGGGCTCACCGAGTTCCTGTTCGGGAACATTCTCACCATCACCCGCACCGACATACTCGTCTTCGCCGCCTTTGCCGCCCTGCTGGTTATCTACACCGGGGCACAGTTCAGGCACATCGTCTTCACCGCCTTCGACCCCGACTTTGCCCACACCCGGGGCATCAACACGCGGCTCATCAACTACATTATGACCTTCTTCGTAGCCACGGCCGTCGTCCTCTCCATTCGGCTGGTGGGCATCATGCTGCTCATCTCCATACTCTCCCTGCCGCAGATGATTGCCGAACTCTTCTGCCACAAGTTCAAGAGTATCATCTGGCTCTCGGGGCTGGTCAACCTGCTGGCCGGCATCGGCGGGCTCCTGCTCTCCTACTGGCTCGACGTTCCGGCCGGAGCGACCATCGTCTTCACCCTCATCATTGCCTACGCCGCGGTCAAGCTCATCACCGGCCGGGTGCAGGCGGTCAGATACAAAAGACAATAA
- a CDS encoding immunity 17 family protein — MQHAPALIPAIIVLCLFLVSGILSLGAAIANWEWFFNSKNCRIFTSRLSRRQARWLYGLLGALILLMTAVIARDLLQKAKPHEPQPRSTTAVTVVQRDCNTATNDSGSTIFATPNAPAKSGAISQS; from the coding sequence ATGCAACACGCCCCGGCTCTCATACCCGCGATTATCGTTCTGTGTCTGTTCCTCGTCTCGGGCATACTCTCACTCGGCGCCGCCATAGCCAACTGGGAGTGGTTCTTCAACAGCAAGAATTGCCGCATCTTCACCTCGCGGCTCTCGCGACGGCAGGCCCGGTGGCTCTACGGCCTGCTGGGGGCACTCATCTTGCTCATGACCGCCGTCATCGCCCGCGACCTGTTACAAAAAGCAAAGCCTCACGAACCCCAGCCACGGTCAACCACGGCCGTCACTGTCGTTCAGCGCGATTGCAACACGGCGACAAACGACTCGGGCAGCACGATATTCGCCACCCCCAACGCCCCGGCAAAGAGCGGGGCTATTTCACAATCCTGA
- a CDS encoding methylated-DNA--[protein]-cysteine S-methyltransferase — MENFRYKSEYLSPLGPMTMAGDGECLTGLWFDGQKYFPASLLLDSTPVSLPVFDRTRVWLDRYFAGENPGQVPPLRLAGTPFRKAVWNLLQEIPRGQVVTYRAIAWQLSLLHGGTRVSAQAVGGAVGHNPVSIVVPCHRVVGCDGRLTGYAGGLDRKASLLRDEGVGCEKGICLAVPGEWPLADVGR, encoded by the coding sequence ATGGAGAATTTCCGCTATAAAAGTGAATACCTCTCCCCGCTGGGGCCGATGACGATGGCCGGCGACGGGGAGTGTCTGACGGGGCTGTGGTTCGACGGGCAGAAGTATTTCCCCGCCTCTCTATTGCTCGACAGCACCCCGGTTTCACTCCCGGTGTTTGATCGGACGCGTGTGTGGCTCGACCGTTATTTTGCAGGCGAGAATCCCGGGCAGGTACCTCCGCTGCGGTTGGCAGGTACCCCCTTTCGGAAAGCGGTTTGGAACCTGTTGCAGGAGATTCCGCGCGGGCAGGTGGTCACCTACCGGGCCATTGCCTGGCAGCTGTCGTTGCTGCACGGTGGAACCCGGGTGTCGGCTCAGGCGGTGGGTGGAGCCGTGGGGCATAACCCGGTGAGCATTGTGGTGCCCTGCCATCGGGTGGTGGGGTGTGACGGCCGACTCACGGGATATGCCGGAGGGCTCGACCGCAAGGCCTCGCTGTTGCGGGACGAGGGAGTCGGTTGCGAGAAGGGTATCTGCCTGGCCGTGCCGGGGGAGTGGCCCCTCGCCGATGTAGGGCGATGA
- a CDS encoding A1S_2505 family phage non-structural protein, protein MKQQESKKPGSLSASSSPANRPVRFTPEHITSLAPGEVFVFGSNLAGMHGGGAARVAMQRFGAVWGQGVGLQGQSYAIPTMQGGVETIRPYVDEFIAFARSHPELRFYVTRIGCGIAGFQDCEIAPLFAGALGVANIVLPESFVAVLQSR, encoded by the coding sequence ATGAAACAGCAAGAAAGTAAAAAGCCGGGTTCGCTCTCCGCTTCGAGTAGTCCGGCCAATCGCCCGGTGCGGTTTACGCCCGAGCACATTACCTCGCTGGCTCCCGGCGAGGTGTTTGTCTTTGGCAGCAATCTGGCCGGTATGCACGGCGGGGGAGCCGCCCGGGTTGCCATGCAGCGTTTCGGAGCAGTGTGGGGACAAGGTGTGGGGTTGCAGGGACAATCCTACGCCATTCCTACCATGCAGGGTGGTGTGGAGACTATCCGGCCCTACGTCGACGAGTTTATCGCCTTTGCCCGGTCGCACCCCGAGCTACGCTTCTACGTCACCCGCATCGGGTGTGGCATTGCCGGATTTCAGGATTGTGAAATAGCCCCGCTCTTTGCCGGGGCGTTGGGGGTGGCGAATATCGTGCTGCCCGAGTCGTTTGTCGCCGTGTTGCAATCGCGCTGA
- the tsaE gene encoding tRNA (adenosine(37)-N6)-threonylcarbamoyltransferase complex ATPase subunit type 1 TsaE, whose translation MKTLVIKNLDQIRQTARQFIDLMGDYTVFAFHGEMGAGKTTFIKAVCEELGVEDPVNSPTFAIINEYRSATTGELIYHFDCYRLNKLQEAYDLGAEDYFASGALCFIEWPEKIEELLPDDCVNVEIAETEGGARTINIDL comes from the coding sequence ATGAAAACCCTTGTCATAAAGAACCTCGACCAGATTCGTCAAACCGCCCGCCAGTTCATCGACTTGATGGGCGACTACACCGTCTTTGCCTTCCACGGCGAGATGGGTGCCGGCAAGACCACCTTCATCAAAGCCGTGTGCGAAGAGCTGGGCGTCGAAGACCCCGTCAACAGCCCCACCTTTGCCATCATCAACGAATACCGCTCGGCCACGACCGGTGAACTCATCTACCACTTCGACTGCTACCGCCTCAACAAGTTGCAGGAGGCCTACGACCTGGGAGCCGAGGACTATTTCGCCAGCGGTGCTCTCTGTTTCATCGAGTGGCCCGAGAAGATCGAAGAGCTGCTCCCCGACGACTGCGTGAATGTCGAGATTGCCGAGACCGAAGGCGGTGCCCGCACCATCAACATAGACCTCTAA
- the rpmA gene encoding 50S ribosomal protein L27, giving the protein MAHKKGVGSSKNGRESESKRLGIKIFGGQYAKAGNILVRQRGTVHHPGENVGMGKDHTLFALVNGTVVFRKRQENRSYVSVVPADNN; this is encoded by the coding sequence ATGGCACATAAGAAAGGTGTTGGTAGTTCTAAGAACGGTCGTGAATCGGAAAGCAAACGATTGGGTATCAAAATTTTCGGTGGCCAATATGCCAAAGCCGGAAACATCTTGGTACGTCAAAGAGGTACAGTTCATCACCCGGGTGAAAACGTGGGTATGGGCAAGGATCACACCCTGTTTGCTTTGGTAAACGGTACGGTAGTATTCCGTAAACGTCAGGAGAACCGTTCGTATGTATCGGTTGTACCGGCAGACAATAACTAA
- a CDS encoding B3/B4 domain-containing protein, with protein sequence MKNVSIEKDFATVCPALRIGVIEARVTNSESNPALWQLIGDEESRITAAYRLDEINKRPAIQATRKAYRAFGKDPNRYRVSSEALCRRIVKGMGIYRIDTLVDLGNLVSIRAGYSIGAFDADHIDGDTITLGVGREGELFHGIGRGVLNIEGLPVYRDRTGGIGTPTSDEERTKISLDTRHLLMLINAYGQEMPLDEAIGWAVELLQRFVAATDITTTIVAASQFDLSK encoded by the coding sequence ATGAAAAACGTCTCTATCGAAAAGGACTTCGCCACCGTCTGTCCGGCCCTGCGCATCGGGGTGATTGAGGCTCGGGTGACCAACAGCGAGAGCAATCCGGCGCTGTGGCAGCTCATCGGCGACGAGGAGTCGCGCATCACGGCCGCCTACCGGCTCGACGAAATAAACAAACGCCCCGCCATACAGGCCACCCGCAAGGCCTACCGGGCCTTCGGGAAAGATCCCAACCGCTACCGGGTATCGTCCGAAGCGCTGTGCCGGCGCATCGTCAAGGGCATGGGCATCTACCGCATCGACACGCTGGTCGACCTGGGCAACCTCGTCTCCATACGGGCGGGTTACTCCATCGGCGCCTTCGACGCCGACCACATCGACGGCGACACCATCACCCTGGGGGTGGGCCGCGAGGGCGAGCTCTTCCACGGTATCGGCCGGGGGGTGCTCAACATCGAGGGGCTGCCCGTCTACCGCGACCGCACGGGAGGGATAGGTACCCCCACCAGCGACGAGGAGCGAACGAAAATCTCGCTCGACACCCGCCACCTGCTGATGCTCATCAACGCCTACGGCCAAGAGATGCCGCTCGACGAGGCTATCGGCTGGGCGGTAGAACTGCTGCAACGCTTCGTCGCAGCGACCGACATCACCACAACAATCGTCGCGGCCTCGCAGTTCGACCTCTCGAAATAA